ATTCTGAACCGTATTTGCTATATATTTTAGTGGTGTTTAATGGGGAGCCATTTATTGGTTTTTCGCTTAAATAGGCTTTAGTCCATTCGTCAAGATTGTTGTCATAGGTTGTCCAAAAGGCCTTATTGGAATCGGCATTTAGGATATAAACTAAACTGTTCGGTTTTGCTTTTTCATTAGAATAACTAGAATTTTGATGGGCTTTGACAAAGAAACCAATTGAAACTAAAACAAAAAAGATAGCCCATATTCCTTTTTTGGCAAACGAACCAAAAACAGGTAAGAGTAATGTAAAACCTAAAACAACCAAGAGACAACTTACAAAAAGAATTTTCAATCCTAATCCAATAGGGAACATTACTATGAATGGCACCAAAATTATCAAAGCTGGAATGGCTAATAAACAATTCAAAATCCAACTCGATTTTTGAGTAAGCACATAAAAACCTAGCATTAGGGAACTGGTTATTACGGGAATTATCAAAAATCCAGCACCCTGTAATTTAAGAGCAATTCCTAGATTTATTAGCAACCAAATAAATAAAGGAGCTATCATTTGACTCATCTCTGGATTTCGTTTTCCATTATTTTGGTAAAACAAGAAGCAAATAGCCAGCGCTAAACTCACAAAAGCATAAATATAATCGTGACCATTATAAGTAAAACCGTGAAGAATGTCATTGTATTGAGGGTAAAAGTTGAGCAACAATTTCCAACCTATATAAGCCACCAAAACAGCCGTTACTAGTGAACCAAAAAACGGAATAAAACCTTTGATAATTTCATCCAAACGTAAGGCACGTTTGCCCAAACCAACAAAAACAAATAAGAGAAACAATCCAAAAGCAATAATTAACATTGGAAAAATCCATGAAAAGGGATAACTCACAAAACCAAAAGGAACATTAAAATAAACTTCATCTTTGTTCGAATTCAAATTGCTCAAATCAGCATTAGCAAAATAATTCAGTAATGGAAACAAATAACAACCTTGATGTGCTACTGTTTTTGGGTCTAGATTCCCATAACTATCTTGAGCAGTATGATAATTATAATGACTATCTATAAATGCAAAATTAAACCCTTGAATTTTCCCTTGTTCTCTAAAAACGGTCAAATCAGTGTCGTTAGGCAACATTTTATAAATGCTATACATTAATGAATTAGAAACAGGATAAGTTACATTTCCTGCTTTGAAAGCATCTACCATTTTGGCATTACCATCATTAGTTTCCATCAACATATAACTTGGACCAGAACTTCCTCTTGCTTCAAAATTCAAGACCAAACCAACTTGTTTTGCCAATTGATGTTCAGTCACAAAAAATGCTGCGCCATTTAAACCCAGTTCTTCTGCATCGGTAAAAAGAATGATGATATCATTTTTGTGAGGTGTTTTATTATGCAAAAAAGCACGAACACTTTCTAGAATTGTAGCTACTCCCGAAGCATCATCGCTGGCGCCTTTTGAGAAAGAATGGGGTGCCGAATCATAATGAGAAAGCAGCAACAAAGCTTTGGAGTTTTTAGCCCCTTTTATTGTAGCTATAATATTTTTCGATTTGACCAAAGTGCCTTTTTCTGTCATAGAGAAGCCTTCTTGTATTGAAGTTTCTAAACCTAAGTTTTGCAATTCCTTTTGTAGATAATCAGCAACAATTTCATGATTTTTAGAACCTACAAAATGAGGCTTTTTTGAAATTTCTTTTACTGTTTCTAAAGCTCGTTTGGTAGAAAATTCAGAAAGAGGTGCTTCGGTTTCGTCATAACTTTGCGGCATCATGAAGAAGAAAATACCAAATAATATCGTTACGAGCACTAGTAGGGAATAAATGGGAGTGTAGTTTTTTCTCATTTGAGTTGGGCTTAAATGTCTTTTTTAACTAACATATAAAAATCGTTATCCAAAAGCATATAGCCTTGGTCATAAACAAAATAATACGTATTTCCAGATTTGGTATGTAAAACATTAGTCATAAAATCAAAATCAAATCCCTTACTGAGTAGTTTGGTTTTAGTTGTTTTTGATTTTCCATCAACATTAAGTTCAGACAAAACTCGGTAATTTTTGCGCAACTTGTTGTTGATGTTTCGCATATAATTGGTGCTGTCCTTGTTGATTTTGTTGTTATAGGCATTGCGGCAACCATCACTACAGAATTTTTTGTCTTCGCGACCCACAATTATTTCACCACATTCTAAACAGGTTTTACTCATGAGTAATTCTTTTAAAATCAATCAAATATA
The window above is part of the Flavobacterium sp. N1994 genome. Proteins encoded here:
- a CDS encoding M28 family peptidase, whose product is MRKNYTPIYSLLVLVTILFGIFFFMMPQSYDETEAPLSEFSTKRALETVKEISKKPHFVGSKNHEIVADYLQKELQNLGLETSIQEGFSMTEKGTLVKSKNIIATIKGAKNSKALLLLSHYDSAPHSFSKGASDDASGVATILESVRAFLHNKTPHKNDIIILFTDAEELGLNGAAFFVTEHQLAKQVGLVLNFEARGSSGPSYMLMETNDGNAKMVDAFKAGNVTYPVSNSLMYSIYKMLPNDTDLTVFREQGKIQGFNFAFIDSHYNYHTAQDSYGNLDPKTVAHQGCYLFPLLNYFANADLSNLNSNKDEVYFNVPFGFVSYPFSWIFPMLIIAFGLFLLFVFVGLGKRALRLDEIIKGFIPFFGSLVTAVLVAYIGWKLLLNFYPQYNDILHGFTYNGHDYIYAFVSLALAICFLFYQNNGKRNPEMSQMIAPLFIWLLINLGIALKLQGAGFLIIPVITSSLMLGFYVLTQKSSWILNCLLAIPALIILVPFIVMFPIGLGLKILFVSCLLVVLGFTLLLPVFGSFAKKGIWAIFFVLVSIGFFVKAHQNSSYSNEKAKPNSLVYILNADSNKAFWTTYDNNLDEWTKAYLSEKPINGSPLNTTKIYSKYGSEFTFMTDAPVKNIAKPTIEFLRDTIQGNQHLYKIKITPNRVVNRYDIFVNNAVQINNLKANGVKSIDFKSTIASTTYGKLLTYYVVENIPLELEFSISSSKKLDLELMESSFDLLNNPLFTVAKRKSWMIPTPFVLNDAVVIKEKIKPSPKVVEEKPTFRRSSLNRDTMNVTIDSLKR